The genomic region AACcttgctgctgttaccaagcATGCCCATAAACCAACACGGACGTTCGGACAACTTAGCAACTCTAACGGTGACCCAAAGCACCTACCGAGCACGTCCGGAAGTTCTAGCGCAATCCTCCGCTGTCCATCCAAGAACGTCTTCCTGGGAAAGATCAGCACCATAGCGAAGAAGAACTTCTATCATGCTCAtgtccccagcagaagcagcaagcataaGAGGGGTCCTAGAGCATCCAAAAGACGACAGGAAATCTATCGGCCGATACAGACATCTCACTGGCATTATTTGCAGCCCTATTTGCTCCCAAAACAATTACTTCCCCCCTtcccacaggcagaaggaaagcagagccaactacacggaagcacaggagaactcaggtcggaaggggcctcaggaggtctctccgcCTAACACCTCCCCAAAGCACGCTCAGCTACGAGGCCAGACCGGGTTGCTCACGGCTTTACTCGGTCGGTTCTTCAAAGCcgccaaggagggaggctgcacaacctcctcGGGCAACCCGTTCCCACGCGTCActgtcctcgcagccagcaaGGTTCTCCTCACATCCAGCTGGAACCTCTCTCATTTCAACGCGTGCCCGTTGTCAAAGCaagtgtcaggacagagagacaacgCTGCCCGCGAGACAACACTTACCTACCAACCATGCCTGAGTTCTAAAAAcccgctcctgcccagcagcaatgctggagaacTAGCGGCAACTCCCCTGCCTTGCGGTGACCAGACACAAtgctttctggcagtcctgaaggcagaagccagccagcgaggcgcaacagcagccaagtgcagatcacttttccaaagtcacgcagaagcaactgcttccgtgtggctacttacttaggccttttagaggctcacgcccacgcctctcatcagtcaagctttaagaatactcaggagacccacgccctgtttggacaagcccttcacctttcagactgatctcgagcgtgcacgtcagctccctttttaagcaggaactccaccatctcttcgTGATGTTCGGACACGGCAAGAGCAAGGGGAGtgtatcccatctgaaagcatgaatcccctcagttagaaaaacacagagaagtgaagcaaccttttctttccaagagcggCCTTACCCAAACTCCGCGCTTACCTCATTCCGTGCATCAATACGGGCATTGTGCTCCAGTAACTGCCCTGCtagagaggtgttaggagcaatggcagcgaggtgaagggcagtgctgccgtTAACATCGGCCAGATTAGGGTCGGCACCGTGCGCTAGCAGAATGGCAACgcattcttcttgctggcactgtactgcctggaaacaacacaggaaaaaaggaaacctttccagcAACTACGTTTCCCTCTGCCACAACTCCCACAGCTTGCCAACCTCGGAAAACAATAACGTGTTCAAAGATTAGGTAACGTTAGGCGCCTATTCGGCACCAAGCACGACACAATCGCCACCCACACCTAGGTCAAGAATCACCCAAGGGAGGGATCGCTCAGTGCGTAACTTATAAGCCCTACCTACAGCAGCATCACATACTCCACGTACCTTCATCAGCGGCGATCTCTTGAAATTGTCACGAGGATCCAGCTTGCACTTGTTTCCTACTAAATAGGAAACAACCTCCGAATGCCCGTTAGCAcaagcaagatgcagaggggtcctaaaatttaaatatacgacGTTAACACCGACAGACACGCACACAGCTGAAGACACCGCTCCTGCCTATGGCATGTGGGTAGGGCCACCCGTTTCCGGTTCCAAAAAACAAGcttagaaaaagtttctcattccttcagccatgacagcagttgcacacccaaagcctggggcgggctaggaaaaatgccccccacaccaccccaccccaccccagcacccatttaTGAAGACGACGGTCACTCAGCTCCCCGCCTCGTTCCCTTCAAATGGATTCCTGCGCCCAGCCACAGGACTCTTCCCGCACAGCCTCAGGCTTCTGGTGGGAAACTGCTGCCCTCCACGCCTCTGCCCAGGCAACTGGCCACTGCCTCCAACAGCAcgacacacacagcccagcaaggacGACCAAGCCTTGGGCACCTTAAGCCTACGGCAAGGGACCCTCTAGCTTTCGCCAGCATCGCTCACGTGACAACAGCATGCCAGAGGCTAAGGAGGTGGCTTTTAGAACACCatcgcatcagctttgtgctgtgcttttcgggaattcgtgccttctgtcctttccctgaGCTCACTACTGCAGCAAACACGAGGACACGCTCGCTCCAAAGCGCCCTCGGTAACACCTagcaaaccagccagcagaaaccttccCCCACAACACTGCCACgcccacagcaacaaagcagcgctctgtcttgccggcagttgtagctacccttctcctacaagctcaaccacggaggaagccctctccaaggcagcagagctgcctttccaccagccctcgccagctgaagaaaacggcactcccttccttccttcctccctcccttccttccgccctcccttccaggaagggccctgccctgccgcgccgcaccgcgcctgGAAGAAAGGCGGCCCTTCAAACTGCCCAGCATCTCCAATCAAACCACCGCAGCCGATGCGGCTACGAAGGAACACGCGACCACCTCCGAAGGGCTGCTGCCACGCACGCAGTACAGGTGACGCTGCGGGAGAAGCCGCTCACAAAACCCGCCCCTCGTTTCGCCCTCCTCAGCCGAGccaggccgagccgagccgagcctcgcAGGCTGCCACCAGGCAAGGAGACCTCTCTGCTCGCAGCAAGGGCCCGCTGGAGCCTCCCAgctgcgccaccgccgccccctcctcccgccgctgcggggccgcgccgcagccacagacgcagccgccgccgcccggccctcaCGGCCGCCCCTCGCGCCTCCCCCCACGCTCGCGGCGCGGCCCAGAGCCCGgccgggcgcgcgcgggcgcgcgcggcgccgcccccctcACCGCTTCGCCTTGTCCCGCCTGTTGATGCCGAGTCTCTGCAGCCACCACGGCCGCCGCACCCGCGCCAGGTCGCCGCTGGCGGCCGCGCGGTacagcttgcccagctccttctcgcgGAGCTCGGAGGCGGCGCCGACGCAGGGCAGGGAAGCACCGCCggacggcgacggcggcggccgcggcccctgccccttgctgaagAGCCCGAAGAGCCTCTTCATGCTGCGGCGGGGACGGGACGCGGCCCGGCATGGGCACGGCCCCGCGGACACGGCCCCGCCTCGcgcgggggcagaggagccgagcgccggccagtggccgcggcccggaacagctgctgcggggctgcgggctcggagcccccgggccgggggcagaggcgcGGGCCGAGAGCAGGGACGCAGCAAGGCTCCCAGCAAGGCACGCGCCGTCGCTCCGGCAGCGGCGGCCACAGCACTGAGAGCAACCGCCTCCAGAGGCCGCGCGGGCGCCGCGATGCGCAACGGCCGCGGCGAGGTCGCGCAGCAGCGTCacagagcggagcgggggggccgctgcgcgcctgcgcagtaccgccggggccggggccggggccggggccggggcttccctccccaaaggcagcgcctttgcttgcatccaggcgactcgccaggaggagaggagatgcagcctcctttcagggaggtggaagttcaccagcgaaaacgccctccctcatgagactccgcagcctcccaAGCCCCCGCGCACTCGCGGCTCCCTCGAATATCAGCTCGGCCTCTCAGCCTGCCCGCCGTCCGTGCCCAGGCGCCTCCTACGCGCCGGCTAGCCCAGCTTGCCGTTCGCTAGCGAACTGCGCGCACCCCCGCGGGCaccagcagctcaggggaaacagaaaggcGCTGGTGCCCGCACCACAGACACGGGGGTCGCTATGGCCCAAGGGCTGCCTCCGGGGGCTGCCACCTAAGTCACTCGCTCCCGTCCGCCCcgttgtcaccgaaatggggagaaaaactccttagcgccagtgtagcactgagaagcaggcgttctctttattacggcgccgggtgcacgggggatcgctccgcccaacgtgcatgccgcgtgttgcattagccaaagcttctattgctttgttacatacccatgcattaaatttcccggaatgattgtacatattcattctatttcctggaactaattatcatatttacagagtcattacgcatgcggtctgagtctgagtctccggggggcttctatgggggtccctggcggtcgctgaagagcccattcacggctcttaaatcctgaaccaacctatattctttgccattttgtttctttactgatagtcctggggtgttatattctgcttcacgctctatcaataacccataattcaaaaatgtagttgttaattcttccaacccttttctagcctcccacttaacaggatactgcttttgtcttaccggtttagtcccagattttagaacaaccttcactggtttcgccaatttagaccaacctggaattctgctagcccataccaaggctattactgcatcgtctgcttcggcaggaatctcttcctccggtttttgcgtgctctgtaacataaaaattctcgcttccacagcttttgattcaggtgttagtagctgcacctctccattcttaaaggttatctgcgcgttcaacttattcaataaatcccttcccatcaagggtatgggacattcaggcatatataaaaatcgaTGAGTCACCCCGTTTTCCCAGTTTAAGttgtaagggctgcaagaagggccgATCCTCTCGTTTGCCTGTAGCGccaacaacgcttacagtttcatggctaaagtttcctttacaagtattaagtacagagtaagcggctcctgtatcaactaaaacttctactccatcatttcccagccttagtgtaaccaggggttcggctggggatGCTTCCTCCGGTCCCCTTCCGGATTCCTCCTTTAATGCcagtagcttaatggcttgcagggctgggtcggttcccagcctgaggttgccagccctttcttttccaatgccccctttctttgcagattgagcACTGATCTTTCGCCAGACggggctgcacaaaaggaggtgatgttccctttcccctactccctttcacgcctcggtaaccccctcctgggccttccctttctctgtaggctcctccaggagccctggttaAAGCAGCAGTCAATCTGCCTTCTGTTAGGGTTTCCCTTCGAacctcttgcatctctttttccttttccctattattaaaagccgtccatgccacttctaacattttcctaaatctttcgaatccgcctcttctaatttctgaaggttttcttcttatgtctggggctgattgtcccataaacattgaagtgaactgctgggcttcctctgctttttcaggatccagggtggtagatttcccggcagtagcctttaatcgttccataaaagcagacggggattcatttggctcttgtctgacctcatagagcttagaccaattaatcgcttttggcatggcatgtcttatgccaaaccttatccatctctgctatcttgctaagagtccccggggtcccggctgcttaggatcccaccccggctctgcagcaggaaaattctggtctattgttccctgcaaatccccaccagcacgtgctccttctgcttgtttccgagcagcgtttaataccatcttcttttcagtatcacctaGCGGTGTGTCTAATATGACCTGTGaaccattccaatctggatcctgagtcctaattacagtttcaaacgctttagccactctctctggatcctctctagagttccctgctatttccttccaggaccttaactccgttattgaaaaagctactttaactgttactggtccgttatttccaaccgcctgccgaaggggagcctgtaaagcctcccccgcttccccttgtcgtccccttgttctccccgcaagcgggctaaatccttccgcccctctaaatcctcctccctgttcataactcccctcccctggtccctctgcacctccagctccaccgatagcctcgaaatccccccccaacctctgtcggggagcgaccaccgattccaaatcttcttcctcctcccgtccacacttcaaacacctttttcccatactacaagcggaacaacaccttttcaaatttcgaccctttccctctttctctagtgctagtatcattggatcccttggaatcatcccgcaACCTTGCTGCCACTCACCCCTTTGGCAGCAATCCGACAGGCACTACTCTGGGAGAGAGACgagcagagggagtaagagggtacAATCGTATGGtcagggcaggcaaaggcaggaaggggaacggaataaaacagagagacgtcctagacaacaaaatttatgaaatacaaagttggaacagatactttcagttaaatacagcacGTTGTTATCTCCACACCACTCCATTAAGAGGTAGAAGGCACGTTTCCCCAAGCTTCATTCATCTCAGCGTATCCACTCTTAGCTTTCTGGAATGGggacttcctctgctccagcatcttcTGATCGCTAACGACTTTTGCGGGTATGAAATGACAAACGCAGCTCTGCCAGAGCGGCGGCTCCCTAGCACTTTTGTTCAAATCAGATCCCATCATTTGTGGTCAAAACATCGCAGCACTCATGTATTGCCCTGGGAAGTGGCTCCTGGGTCTACGTTTTCTGAAGATCCTTcagtagatgcccaggcagaagctccagccgatccaattttcagttcagccattgctgaggaagccgggggagggggagggggaagaaaatgccttttgttagTGTTACAGTAGGAAAAGCTAACAAGTCCCCAGACCAAACAAACCATATTACTCCTAGTAGACAGGCAACTCCATTCACAGTGCAGACGGATTCAATGCAACGGACTGGTGTCCGTCCAAGCAAATGCAAAGAGCTAGAAAGCAAGAGGCGGCCACTCGCTAGGAGATTAAAGACTACTGGAACAGAAGGAATTGCTCTCAGGGGCTACCTGCTTTGAAACAGGCCCAGCCACTGCAAAGCCGTGACTCTGGAGGAACAATTATCACAAAGACGTGGGATTATtcagggctccggggggggggggggagtggggggggtggTGTATGTGcgtgtacattgttttttctctctgttttttaaaagcaactgcataatattctgttattctgctgtCACACAGACTGCTAATTCCGGGGCACACTCGGACCAGAGCTATTGCTGAggttgcagcaggctctgagcattGTCTCATGGAGTCTCACAGGGTGATGCAGATGACCGTCCTTGGGGAACTGTGAGGGTCAGCAATCACGTTTAGACTACTAGATTGGGTGTCCTGGAGCTAGGAATGGatgctcattttcagcttaaaagctgAACCTAGCTTATTCATATTCTTCAAAGGTAATTTGAGAATAACATGGATTTACAGAGCCTTACCTCAGCCATATGAGCTTCCACTCTGTCTGTCACAGAGGAAGCATTGCCCACTGGGTCCGTCAGCAGAGTGGCTTCTGTAGCGCTCGTGACGATGTGCGGTGCCGGCTTCCGCAAGCCTCTCATTAGCTCAGTCTCGCCGCAGGCGTTTTGTGAGAGCCAATTCACATTCTAAATCCCTAATTCGCTGCTGCAGTCGGCCGACTGTGGAAGCTTCAGTAGCGGCTCTTATTTGTTCCACTC from Apteryx mantelli isolate bAptMan1 unplaced genomic scaffold, bAptMan1.hap1 HAP1_SCAFFOLD_64, whole genome shotgun sequence harbors:
- the LOC136996709 gene encoding ankyrin repeat domain-containing protein 7-like, which translates into the protein MKRLFGLFSKGQGPRPPPSPSGGASLPCVGAASELREKELGKLYRAAASGDLARVRRPWWLQRLGINRRDKAKRTPLHLACANGHSEVVSYLVGNKCKLDPRDNFKRSPLMKAVQCQQEECVAILLAHGADPNLADVNGSTALHLAAIAPNTSLAGQLLEHNARIDARNEMGYTPLALAVSEHHEEMVEFLLKKGADVHARDQSERTPLMLAASAGDMSMIEVLLRYGADLSQEDVLGWTAEDCARTSGRARMLEEEESDDSCPASEEENHSSAAKLRCMALGLRCDEDSECGAGTQAVLLEMQEESPERQGEEATGGPQVADAAEAPAGVRVEPFSVSWLQGLPDGGEQQSERRTHGVSFLTSFVGVTSAAGVEREEDSNSPWDSEVLS